The genomic DNA CAGTTGGACCCCAGCGCGCTGCAGCCGCTGCTGACAGCGCCATTTGCAGCAACGGACGCAGCCCACACCCCGCGCCACGCACTGCTGCTCTACCCCGAGGCCCCGCAAGACGCCGCCCTGGGCATTGCCACCCCGCCGCCGCTGGACCCGGCCTGGCTGCCAACGCCAGAGCGCCTGCGCCTGGTGGTGCTCGACGGCACCTGGCGCAAAAGCCGCAAGATGCTGCACCTGAACCCGTTGCTGCAGCAGCTGCCGCGCCTGCCGCTGCGCGCACTGCCGGCCTCGCGCTACCGCATCCGCTCGGCGCGCCAGCCGCACCAGCTCTCTACCCTGGAGGCCACCTGCGCGGCACTGGCGCAACTGGAAGCCGACCCGGACCGGTTCGAGCCCCTGCTCCGCGCCTTCGACGGGTTTGTGGCGCAACAAGCGGCCTGGCAGGGCCGGTAAGGGCGGCAATGCCATCGCAATGGCGAGCCGCTGGATCAGCAAATTACTATCAAAAACATAGCTTCTAGCGCTTTACCAATAAGGGCCAGAGCCAAAAAATACTCAAAACATCACGGCACCAATTCAGCCGCCAACCAGCCGCGCAGGCTGTTAACAAACGCCCAGGCCTGCACACGCGGCACATCCTCTACGCGCACCACAGCCTCGGTCAGGCGCCCCTCGCGCAGGGCCACTGCGCGGCCCACGCCGGGCAGCAGGCCGCAGGCCAGTGGCGGCGTGACCCAGCGGCCGTCCAGCAGCATGGCGATGTTGCCAAACGTGCATTCGGTGATCTCGCCGGCTTCGTTGTAAAGCACGG from Acidovorax sp. T1 includes the following:
- a CDS encoding tRNA-uridine aminocarboxypropyltransferase, yielding MVTPLSASRPRCPTCLRPHSACICRWATPVAHRTEVLILQHPLELHEAKGTARLLHLSLPHSRMVTGEQLDPSALQPLLTAPFAATDAAHTPRHALLLYPEAPQDAALGIATPPPLDPAWLPTPERLRLVVLDGTWRKSRKMLHLNPLLQQLPRLPLRALPASRYRIRSARQPHQLSTLEATCAALAQLEADPDRFEPLLRAFDGFVAQQAAWQGR